Proteins encoded by one window of Muntiacus reevesi chromosome 6, mMunRee1.1, whole genome shotgun sequence:
- the GPR85 gene encoding probable G-protein coupled receptor 85 — MANYSHAADNILQNLSPLTAFLKLTSLGFIIGVSVVGNLLISILLVKDKTLHRAPYYFLLDLCCSDILRSAICFPFVFNSVKNGSTWTYGTLTCKVIAFLGVLSCFHTAFMLFCISVTRYLAIAHHRFYTKRLTFWTCLAVICMVWTLSVAMAFPPVLDVGTYSFIREEDQCTFQHRSFRANDSLGFMLLLALILLATQLVYLKLIFFVHDRRKMKPVQFVAAVSQNWTFHGPGASGQAAANWLAGFGRGPTPPTLLGIRQNANTTSRRRLLVLDEFKMEKRISRMFYIMTFLFLTLWGPYLVACYWRVFARGPVVPGGFLTAAVWMSFAQAGINPFVCIFSNRELRRCFSTTLLYCRKSRLPREPYCVI; from the coding sequence ATGGCGAACTATAGCCATGCAGCTGACAACATTTTGCAAAATCTCTCTCCTCTAACAGCCTTTCTGAAACTGACTTCCTTGGGTTTCATAATAGGAGTCAGCGTGGTGGGCAACCTTCTGATCTCCATTTTGCTCGTGAAAGATAAGACCTTGCATAGAGCACCTTACTACTTCCTGTTGGATCTTTGCTGTTCAGATATCCTCAGATCTGCAATTTGTTTCCCATTTGTATTCAACTCTGTCAAAAATGGCTCTACTTGGACTTATGGGACTCTGACTTGCAAAGTGATTGCCTTTCTGGGGGTTTTGTCCTGTTTTCACACTGCTTTCATGCTCTTCTGTATCAGTGTCACCAGATACTTAGCTATCGCCCATCATCGCTTCTATACAAAGAGACTGACCTTTTGGACGTGTCTGGCTGTGATCTGCATGGTGTGGACTCTGTCTGTGGCCATGGCATTCCCCCCAGTTTTAGATGTGGGCACTTACTCATTCATTAGGGAAGAAGATCAATGCACCTTCCAACACCGCTCCTTCAGGGCTAATGATTCCTTAGGATTTATGCTGCTCCTTGCCCTCATCCTCCTAGCTACACAGCTTGTCTACCTCAAGCTGATATTTTTTGTCCACGACCGAAGGAAAATGAAGCCAGTCCAGTTTGTAGCAGCAGTCAGCCAGAACTGGACTTTTCATGGTCCTGGAGCCAGTGGCCAGGCAGCTGCCAATTGGCTAGCAGGATTTGGAAGGGGTCCCACACCACCCACCTTGCTGGGCATCAGGCAAAATGCAAACACCACGAGCAGAAGAAGGCTATTGGTCTTAGACGAAttcaaaatggagaaaagaatcaGCAGAATGTTCTATATAATGACTTTTCTCTTCTTAACCTTGTGGGGCCCCTACCTGGTGGCCTGTTATTGGAGAGTTTTTGCAAGAGGGCCTGTAGTACCAGGGGGATTTCTAACAGCTGCTGTCTGGATGAGTTTTGCCCAAGCAGGAATCAATCCTTTTGTCTGCATTTTCTCCAACAGGGAGCTGAGGCGCTGTTTCAGCACAACCCTTCTTTACTGCAGAAAATCCAGGTTACCAAGGGAACCTTACTGTGTTATATGA